CGAATAAATGGTATCAGCCGTATAAACGTCCAGAAATCCCACTCAGAATTTCTGTTGAAATCTACACCTTCTATAACCGCTTCTTCCCGAAGAAATTCAATCCGGAAAGCATAGGAGTAAACGGCTTCCCGGGTCGCTTTAACTCTCGCAATTTGCTCCCGAGCAGCCAAGCTTCCAAAATCAATTGGAGGGATAACCAAATTTGTACCGAGCTCCAAACTTAAGCTGTACAGATCCGGATATTCATGCCCCGTTGCTATCGGAGACATGCTGTAATGAATATCCATCTCTTTGTTTATTTCTCTCAACGGATTGAGAGCGGTTGCATATCCAGCATCAAGAAACTCACGCACATTTAAATTGGCAAATTTCAAAGGGAAAGTTCCGATTGATTCTTGATTTTCCCCCTCAGGTCCAAAAACAGACAAAGAAACCTTATCTTCTAAATTGTCCCGCAGATAAACAGAATCAAACCTTATCATGTCTGTAGACATGGACAAATTCATTGGCCTTCCTCCACCAGTTTCCAGTACTGTCGCTGGATTTCAGGATTTGTGATTTCCAGAAAACATTTGTTGATCAATTCATGTGCATGATCAAACCATGGATCAGTTTCAAGCTTGCCCGCTTTTCCAAGGCGGCCATTTGCCTGAATCTCCATAATTAGAACGGGCTCAGCTTCACCCGACTCTGCTGATGTGACAACATTATTCCTTACTCTAACAACAAGTTGGAGGTCGGGCAACAAATCAAACATATAACTACAGTTAAAAGCGGGAGGAAAAGAAGTAATTCGCGAGGACGGGAAGGAAAACGATGGAATAACATGTTGAGTGTCTTGGGGACCAGACCAGAACGCACAAGATTTTATCACATTGATATAGGTAAGTTGACAGAGATCTATAGTTAGTTCAGGAGTATCAGTATGG
This Candidatus Dadabacteria bacterium DNA region includes the following protein-coding sequences:
- a CDS encoding TIGR04255 family protein produces the protein MTIKFQNPPINELIITTYFNPPISNLRNEHIGIFWSRIKEDFPESSQQIPIGGAEGIVDVNNEISPMPRYWFISKDKINLLQVQKNALMLNWRRKETDYPRFNACLKPAFDKYFSMFSEFVRNHTDTPELTIDLCQLTYINVIKSCAFWSGPQDTQHVIPSFSFPSSRITSFPPAFNCSYMFDLLPDLQLVVRVRNNVVTSAESGEAEPVLIMEIQANGRLGKAGKLETDPWFDHAHELINKCFLEITNPEIQRQYWKLVEEGQ